The following are encoded in a window of Dictyostelium discoideum AX4 chromosome 6 chromosome, whole genome shotgun sequence genomic DNA:
- the cpiA gene encoding cystatin A1, protein MTLGGLKPEVHAANDEIRQVVAKVADELKSKLNTTEVEPVSYKTQLVAGTNYFIKVKTPAGFAHARVYKDLQQNHSVHSVKADGITEESEIVYF, encoded by the exons atgacacTCGGAGGATTAAAACCAGAAGTACACGCCGCCAATGATGAAATTAGACAAGTCGTTGCCAAAGTTGCCGATGAACTCAAATCTAAATTAAACACCACTGAAGTCGAACCAGTTTCATACAAAACTCAA cTCGTTGCTGGTACCAACTACTTTATCAAAGTTAAGACCCCAGCTGGTTTTGCTCATGCTCGTGTCTACAAAGATTTACAACAAAACCATTCAGTCCACTCCGTCAAAGCTGATGGTATCACCGAAGAATCAGAAATTGTTTATTTCTAA
- the wdr23 gene encoding WD40 repeat-containing protein gives MEDTDTSGIDDDEEYEDLVDDNNFEDDDDDDINDDEIQVNTSDSDDYHDIIDTSITHMEDENDSDDDDNENQEPLQNISSRDLGSIINQLLHQRNYLHRNDDDNEDEDQDNRDYDNQEEEEDEEDDEEEEEEEDEEDDEEEDDDVNGYSRTFNLLNPIFLNLLGQNVLLRPRDNNNNNNNSNRNNNNNNNNNSNDNDTNQVKDPIQGQTINLQLQIRLRDQKTKLNRFLLNRELSDKNNENIRISQHYLPMNRAETVISMPSRIFCCKITSDGKRLMTASQDKMIRIFNTSNFEQIKEIQAIDINWSIIDTDYSPDQNWLIYSSWSHYIQLCRVNFNENNQYDTDFSRRKATNSSTTIRGGIKPTFEDYNESLFLDPNNFDRFCVFGLKFSPNNKEILCGCSNGEIIIYDLEGRQVVNHFRGHGRDVNSVCYLDHTGNIFVTGSDDSLIRVWDKRSLDKSGSGSGSGDSNKPVGTFTGHYQGLTHVCSKDDGTYVLSNSKDQTAKLWDIRKMSNPTSKPPSGGVNWDYRYYSYPSDYVMPNPLRNGSNSKDVSLMSYRGHQVVQTLIRCYFSPIETTAQKYIYSGSFNGMIYIYDVLTGKLVKTLTDIPQNNSQNNPQRLHLIRDLAWSPNSLNLISGNWDGRVTSWSNFYDHRYKDDDWE, from the exons atggAGGATACAGATACAAGTggaattgatgatgatgaagaatatGAAGATCTTGtcgatgataataattttgaagatgatgatgacgatgatataaatgatgatgaaatacAAGTTAATACAAGTGACTCGGATGATTATCATGACATTATTGATACATCAATAACTCATATggaagatgaaaatgatagtGACGATGATGACAATGAAAATCAAGAACCCcttcaaaatatttcaagCAGGGATTTAGGTTCCATAATTAACCAACTACTTCATCAACGTAACTACTTACATAGAAATGacgatgataatgaagatgaagatcaAGACAATAGAGACTACGATAAtcaagaagaggaagaagatgaagaagatgacgaagaagaagaagaagaagaagatgaggaagatgatgaagaggaAGATGATGACGTAAATGGATATAGTAGGACATTTAACcttttaaatccaatttttttgaaCCTATTAGGTCAAAATGTACTTCTAAGACCAagggataataataataataataataatagtaatagaaataataataataataataacaataacagtAACGACAATGATACAAATCAAGTTAAAGACCCTATTCAAGGTCAAACAATAAATTTACAACTTCAAATAAGATTAAGGgatcaaaaaacaaaattaaatagattcctattaaat agagaattatcagataaaaataatgaaaatattagaaTATCACAACATTATTTACCAATGAATAGAGCAGAAACAGTTATTTCAATGCCATCAAGAATATTTTGTTGTAAAATTACATCTGATGGTAAGAGATTAATGACAGCAAGTCAAGATAAAATGattagaatttttaataCATCCAATTTTGaacaaataaaagaaatacaGGCAATCGATATTAATTGGTCAATCATTGATACTGATTATAGTCCCGATCAAAATTGGTTAATTTATTCATCATGGAGTCATTACATTCAATTGTGTAGAGTGAAtttcaatgaaaataatcaatatgaTACTGATTTCTCAAGAAGAAAAGCAACCAATTCCTCAACAACCATTAGAGGTGGTATTAAACCAACTTTTGAAGATTATAAtgaaagtttatttttaga cCCAAATAATTTTGACAGATTTTGTGTATTTGGATTAAAATTctcaccaaataataaagagaTATTATGTGGTTGTTCGAATGgtgaaataattatatatgaTTTAGAAGGTAGACAGGTGGTTAACCATTTTAGAGGCCATGGAAGGGATGTAAATAGTGTTTGTTATTTAGATCATACTGGTAATATATTTGTGACTGGAAGTGATGATTCATTGATAAGAGTTTGGGATAAACGTTCATTAGATAaaagtggtagtggtagtggtagtggtgataGTAATAAACCAGTTGGTACATTCACTGGTCATTATCAAGGTTTAACTCATGTTTGTTCAAAAGATGATGGTACTTATGTTTTAAGTAATAGTAAAGATCAAACTGCAAAATTATGGGATATTAGAAAAATGTCAAATCCAACTAGTAAACCACCAAGTGGTGGTGTAAATTGGGATTATCGTTATTATTCCTATCCATCAGATTATGTTATGCCAAATCCACTACGTAAtggttcaaattcaaaagatGTCTCTTTAATGAGCTACCGTGGTCATCAAGTGGTTCAAACTTTAATTCGTTGTTATTTCTCTCCAATTGAAACAACAGctcaaaaatatatttattcaGGTTCTTTCAATGGTATGATCTATATCTATGATGTTTTAACTGGTAAATTGGTTAAAACTTTAACAGATATTCCTCAAAATAATTCTCAAAATAATCCTCAAAGATTACATTTAATTCGTGATTTAGCTTGGTCtccaaattctttaaatttaatttctggAAAT tgGGATGGAAGAGTTACAAGTTGGAGTAATTTTTATGATCATAGAtataaagatgatgattGGGAgtaa
- the thg1 gene encoding tRNA-histidine guanylyltransferase 1: MANSKYEYVKSFEQPDILLQNVWIVVRIDGRSFHKFTTKHDYAKPNDDRGLSLMNRAALEVCKEFPDIVIAFGESDEYSFVLKKSCNLFERRSSKISSSIVSYFTSQFVYRWKEYFGEHELKYPPTFDSRCVLYPTDENIKDYLSWRQADTHINNLYNTCYWALVLKAGKTPIEAENELRGTFSDGKNEMLFSRFNINYNNLPAEYRKGSVIFKKPVQETNKETGLTKSKKRLVIEHVDIISEKFWKEYPDILASK, encoded by the exons atggcaaattcaaaatatgaatatgttaaatcatttgaacaaCCAGatatattattacaaaatgTTTGGATTGTAGTACGTATTGATGGTAGATCATTTCACAAATTTACAACTAAACATGATTATGCAAAACCAAATGATGATAGAGGTTTATCATTAATGAATAGAGCCGCTCTTGAAGTTTGTAAAGAATTTCCTGATATCGTTATAGCATTTGGTGAAAGTGATGAATATAG ttttgttttaaaaaagagttgtaatttatttgaaagaaGATCTAgtaaaatttcatcatcaattgtaTCATATTTTACAAGCCAATTTGTTTATAGATGGAAGGAATATTTTGGAGAAcatgaattaaaatatccTCCAACTTTTGATTCAAGATGTGTTCTTTATCCAActgatgaaaatataaa agATTATCTTAGTTGGAGACAAGCAGATAcacatataaataatttatataatacaTGTTATTGGGCATTAGTATTAAAAGCAGGCAAAACACCAATTGAAGCAGAGAATGAATTAAGAGGTACTTTTTCAGATGGTAAAAATGAAATGTTATTCTCaagatttaatataaattataataatttaccagcAGAATATAGGAAGGGTTCTGTTATCTTTAAGAAACCAGTACAAGAAACTAATAAAGAAACTGGCttaacaaaatcaaaaaagagATTAGTTATTGAACATGTTGACATTATTTCTGAAAAATTTTGGAAAGAATACCCTGATATTTTAgcttcaaaataa
- the wdr92 gene encoding WD40 repeat-containing protein, with protein sequence MSALGESNNKQNGKEILHNYVTKKLTSQPYSCQWIPTSCSVVTVGKKTSGGISKGDIKIHQLEFDDTSGDPKLNLVYENEFTNPFRCLSFFKQANQLQQQDNRKFITGDFNGQISEWDSDICDIPIWGVKGAHQGSISAIDAYADNLVVCGGKDGTIKVYDTRIKPNSANDNNGNNSSPISTFEQTNKSNCWSICTNDNNIIAGFENGDLNIYNLKTNSIQSTTKLNGGICSIDSNDRSNILNQFLITTNKSFISIASFNNNNNNNIEFKDYDINKEPNQTIWSGIYSPWNKKDNENIFTIAQGDGSVSMYRDDCKLIDKVLVSDLPILSLDYSKDRKGLLCCISLKKQLSILISPC encoded by the exons atgaGCGCACTTGGTGAATCAAATAACAAACAAAATGGCAAAGAGATATTACATAATTATGTAACTAAGAAATTAACAAGTCAACCATACAGTTGTCAATGGATACCAACTTCATGTTCAGTGGTTACAGTTGGTAAAAAGACATCAGGTGGTATCTCAAAaggtgatattaaaattcATCAATTAGAATTTGATGATACCTCTGGTGacccaaaattaaatttagtcTATGAA aaTGAATTTACAAATCCATTTAGATGtctatcattttttaaacaagcaaatcaattacaacaacaagataATAGAAAATTTATAACAGGTGATTTTAATGGACAAATTTCAGAATGGGATTCAGATATATGTGATATACCAATATGGGGTGTTAAAGGTGCTCATCAAGGTTCAATATCAGCAATTGATGCATATGCTGATAATTTAGTAGTTTGTGGTGGTAAAGATGGTACAATTAAAGTATATGATACAAGAATAAAGCCGAATAGTgctaatgataataatggtaataattcaTCACCAATATCAACATTTGAACAAACCAATAAAAGTAATTGTTGGTCAATTTGtacaaatgataataatattatagcAGGCtttgaaaatggtgatttaaatatatacaatttaaaaaccaattcaattcaatcaaCAACTAAATTAAATGGTGGAATTTGTTCAATAGATTCAAATGATagatcaaatattttaaatcaatttttaattacaacaaataaatcttttatttcaattgcttcatttaataataataataataataatattgaatttaaagattatgatattaataaa gaACCTAATCAAACTATATGGTCAGGAATTTATTCACCAtggaataaaaaagataatgaaaatatatttacaaTTGCTCAAGGTGATGGTTCAGTTTCAATGTATAGGGAtgattgtaaattaattgataaagtttTAGTTTCAGATTTACCAATACTTTCATTGGATTATAGTAAAGATAGAAAAGGTTTATTATGTTgtatatctttaaaaaaacaattatcaattttaatttcaccttgttaa